ATTTGGCTGATCTTGTCCTTGTGGCACCAGCAACAGCTAATATGATTGGCAAAATGGCACATGGGTTAGCTGATGATATGTTATCTACTACTTTGCTTGCAACGATGGCTCCTGTTATGGTAGCCCCAGCTATGAATGTGCATATGTACCAGCATCCAGCTGTACTAGATAATATGAATACGTTAGCGTCCCGTGGTGTGTTGATGATCGAACCAGGTGAGGGCTTGCTAGCTTGCGGATATGTGGGCAAAGGACGGATGGAAGAACCTGAGACGATCGTACAGGTGGTTGAGCAATTTTTCGCAGAGCAGCAAGCGGAACCGAAGCTTTTGGAGGGCAAAAAGATCGTTGTTACAGCAGGAGGAACGATAGAGCGGTTAGATCCTGTTCGTTATATTACGAATGACTCTTCAGGCAAAATGGGTTTTGCTATAGCTCAAGCCGCTCATGATATGGGTGCGGAAGTTCACCTTGTAGTCGGCCATACAGACATTGCTCCCCCCACAGGAATTAACGTTGTATCGATTCAGTCTGCGCAAGAGATGTATGAGGCTGTGCTTAAGCTATGGGAAAATAGTGATGTGGTCATTAAGGCTGCAGCTGTTGCGGATTATCGTGCGGAGCATGTGGCTAGTAGTAAAATAAAGAAGTCTGGGAACAGAATGACACTTGAGTTGGTCAAAACGGTAGATATTTTAGAGCAGCTTGGTAAGTTAAAGAAATCTCAGTTTCTGATCGGTTTTGCTGCGGAAACGAATGATGTCGAGACGTTCGCTAAACAGAAGCTCGTACGTAAAAATTGCGATTTGATCGTAGCTAATGATGTGACCTCTACAGGAGCCGGTTTTGGAACAGACACCAATATTGTACAGATCTATGATGCTAACGGTCTCGTAGAACAACTACCTATGCTCTCCAAACAGGAAGTTGCCCGTCGATTACTTAGGATTACCGCAGAACGTCTACATGGAGTTTATTCTTGATGGAAATGGCCAAGGTGATTGTCGATGTTCCCTCACGGGAAACCGATCGTCCATTTGACTATCTTATTCCGGAGTCCATGCGGGCGTGGATCGAAGTCGGAAGCAGAGTAGGTGTACCTTTTGGGCATCGTACCGTGCAAGGATTTGTAGTATCGCTGCATCCTAAGCCACAAGTGGAAACGTTCAAGATGAAGCCGATACAGGAAATATTAGATATTGTTCCTCCTTTGTCCCCGGATCTTGTTGAACTAGCTGGATGGATGAGTCGTAGTTATGCATGCCGTGAAATAACCGCTATTCAGGCTATGGTACCCACTGCGCTCAAAGGGAAGGCAGAACGTTATATTTCTATCGCGGATACAGAACAACTTGAACAAGAGGATTTGTTATTTCCAGATGTAGTGCAGACAGCAACGGAGGAAACCCAGATCGTTTCGTTCATTAAACACAAGGGTGAAGTTACGCTGCAACAATTGAATAGAGCTTTTTCAGATCATGCTGTGATGCTTAAATCTTTACTTCGTAGAGGTATTTTGCAGGAAAATCAGACGATTAAGGACAAGCTACATAAGAAAACGCTCAAAGCCGTCCATTTGGCTGTAACTTTAGAGGAAGCTCAGAATATAATAGAGCAGTTTCCAGCTAAGGCAATGCGTCAGCGTGAAGTATTTCAATTCATTGTAGAATCCATTGAGTTACTCCCATTACCGCTGAAAGATATCATGTCCACTCTGCAAGTAACTTCGGGTACGGTTAAAAGTATTGCAGATAAAGGATACATTACAATTGAGGATCAAGAAGTATTTCGTGATCCATATAAGGGTAGACATTTCAAGCCGACGACGCCGCTGACGTTAACGGAGGAGCAAGGTCGTGCATATGATCAGATTGTGGATACTCTAGATCAGCGACGGCATGGCGTATTTCTACTTCATGGTGTAACGGGAAGCGGGAAGACTGAAATTTACTTGCAAACGATACAACGTTGCTTAGAGCAAGAGCGTCAGGCGATCGTGCTGGTACCGGAGATTTCGCTGACTCCCCAAATGGTGGAACGTTTTAAAGGGCGATTCGGCGATCTGGTCGCTGTTATGCACAGCCGATTGTCTGCTGGAGAGCGTTATGATGAATGGCGCAAAATACGTGAGGGTAAAGCCTCTGTTGTCGTAGGCGCCCGTTCGGCTGTATTCGCGCCTTTCATGAATCTGGGTCTCATTATTATGGATGAAGAACATGAAACGTCATATAAACAGGAAGAAAGTCCGAAGTACCATGCTAGGGATGTCGCTGTTAAGCGGGCACAACAACATGGAGCAGTAGTCATACTAGGCTCTGCAACACCGTCACTAGAGACGTACCATGCTGCTAGATCACAGTCCAACCCTAACTTTTCACCGATTCTATTAGAGATGCCAACGCGTGCGTTAGGTAATAAGCTTCCCGGGGTACAAATTGTTGATATGCGTGAAGAGTTACGTGAGGGTAACCGATCAATGTTCAGTAGGGCATTACATGAGGCTATTAATATTCGTTTAGAGAAGCAGGAGCAGATGGTGCTGTTGCTTAATCGCCGCGGCTATTCTACTTTTGTAATGTGCCGGAGCTGTGGTTATGTTGCAGGTTGTCCTGAATGTGATATTTCTCTAACCTTCCATCAAAAATCGAACAATTTACGTTGTCACTATTGTGGTTATTCAGAGCCTGCCCCAGAAGTATGCCCAGAGTGTGGGAGCGAGCATATTCGATATTTTGGTACGGGAACGCAACGCGTGGAGGAAGAGCTTGCGAAGCTCTTTCCAGGTATACGTGTCATTAGAATGGACGTGGATACGACAACGGAGAAGGGTTCTCATGAGAAATTATTAAATCAGTTCCACAATAAAAAAGCTGACGTGCTTCTGGGGACTCAAATGGTGGCTAAGGGGCTTGATTTTCCAGATGTGACCTTGGTCGGTGTGATTACGGCTGATTCTGCGCTGAATTTACCGGATTTCCGGGCTGCAGAGAAAACTTTTCAGCTTCTTACGCAGGTCGCAGGTCGTGCAGGTCGTCATCATTTGCCAGGTGAGGTCTTGATCCAGTCGTATACGCCAGATCATTATTCAATTATTCATGCAAGTGGACACGATTACAGCTCTTTTGTCAAAGAAGAGCTACAACATCGCCGTGGGCTCCATTACCCTCCGTATTGTAGATTAATTCTAGTAACCTTATCTCATGAGCAGTTACCTTTGTTAGTACGAATGGCCGAGAATATGGCCTCTACCTTGCAAGGAAAGGCTAGGCAGCGTGGTTGGTATGGTAGCCTGGATCGATTATCGGCAGAAGCTCTTGAGGTCTTAGGACCCGTAGCTTCACCTATTCCTAGGATAAAAAATAGATACAGATTCCAATGTATGATAAAATGGCGTGGGAACATCGATGCCATCGGGCTTGTGCTGGAGGCCACGGGACATATTCAAGATTCCGTGCACGACTCCAAGTTTCAAATTAGCATAGACATAGACCCACAAATGTTAATGTAACAAACATATAATGAAGATCATCATGGTATGATTTATAAAAGTGTAAAAAAGACAATTTTTAAGGGACGGTGTTAGATCTAATGGCTATTCGTATTATCGTATTAGAACCGGATGAAGTGTTACATCAGACAGCAAAAGAAGTGAAGAAGATTACACCTAATGTTCAGAAGCTCCTGAACGATATGGCGGATACGATGTATGATGCTGAAGGAGTAGGGCTTGCAGCACCACAAGTAGGTATTCTGAAACGTTTAATTGTGGTCGATGCAGGAGATGAGCATGGCCTTATCAAGCTTATTAATCCTGAAGTTGTGTCTCAAGAGGGAGAACAATTCGGCCCTGAGGGTTGTTTAAGCATCCCTGGTATCAACGGTGACGTAAGACGTGCTGAGACGGTAACCGTTAAAGGTCTTAACCCAGAGGGTACAGAGGTAACCATTACGGGAACAGGATTGCTTGCACGTGCTTTTCTACATGAGATCGATCATCTGAATGGTGTACTCTTTACCGACATTGCGGAAAAAGTATATGAGTATATACCGGAACGGCTTGGAAAGGAATGACGGCTTTATGAACATTGTATTTATGGGAACACCTGCTTTTGCTGTCCCTAGTTTACGTAGGTTAATTAAAGAGGGCTATAATGTTGTCGCGGTTGTAACCCAACCAGATCGCCCACAAGGACGCAAAAAGGTACTTACCCCAACACCAGTGAAGGAAGTTGCGCTTGAGTTCGGATTGCCTGTATTACAGCCGCAGCGTATGCGTAGTCCTGAGGCAGTGGAACAGTTGGCGGTTTATCAACCAGATCTGATCGTTACTGCTGCTTATGGACAGATTCTTCCAAAGGCGGTATTAGATATGCCGCGACTTGGATGTGTTAACATTCATGGCTCGTTATTGCCAAAGTATAGAGGAGGAGCGCCTATTCAGCGCTCCATCATTAATGGTGAGACGGTTACAGGGATCACACTCATGTATATGGCAGAAGGGTTAGATACAGGGGACATGATCTCTCAAATTGAGATTCCTATTGAGGATCATGACACTTCAGGTTCGGTGTTTGAGAAGCTCAGCGAGGTGGGTGCCTCATTGCTTCAAAGGGAATTGCCTTTGTTACTGGAAGGTCGTGTGACGGCTATTCCTCAGAATGATGAAGAGTCTACGTATGCACCGAATCTTAAACGTGAAGACGAGAAGATTGATTGGAATCGTAGTTCACGTGATATATATAACCAAATCCGTGGCTTACTGCCCTTCTCTGGCGCCTTTACGATCTGGGAGGATGAAGTGTTTAAAGTGTGGGAAGCTCTTGTGCCTACTGGACCTTCGTCTGAAGGTACTTCTTCGATAGTTCCAGGAACGGTGTTACAGCTGAGTTCGGAAGGTATAGAAGTTGCAACAGCGGATGGATCGCTAAGGTTGATAAAGGTGCAGCCTAGTGGTAAAAAAGTGCTAGAAGTTGATTCGTTCCTTCGTGGAACCAGTATGGCTAAAGGCACGGTGCTGACATGAGTAATAGCGGGAACAAAACATCTAAGGGACATAAGCCCACGGCAAGAGAGCTAGCCGTAGATGTGCTCACACGAGTGGAACAAGAGGGTGCTTATA
The nucleotide sequence above comes from Paenibacillus sp. IHBB 10380. Encoded proteins:
- the priA gene encoding primosomal protein N', translating into MEMAKVIVDVPSRETDRPFDYLIPESMRAWIEVGSRVGVPFGHRTVQGFVVSLHPKPQVETFKMKPIQEILDIVPPLSPDLVELAGWMSRSYACREITAIQAMVPTALKGKAERYISIADTEQLEQEDLLFPDVVQTATEETQIVSFIKHKGEVTLQQLNRAFSDHAVMLKSLLRRGILQENQTIKDKLHKKTLKAVHLAVTLEEAQNIIEQFPAKAMRQREVFQFIVESIELLPLPLKDIMSTLQVTSGTVKSIADKGYITIEDQEVFRDPYKGRHFKPTTPLTLTEEQGRAYDQIVDTLDQRRHGVFLLHGVTGSGKTEIYLQTIQRCLEQERQAIVLVPEISLTPQMVERFKGRFGDLVAVMHSRLSAGERYDEWRKIREGKASVVVGARSAVFAPFMNLGLIIMDEEHETSYKQEESPKYHARDVAVKRAQQHGAVVILGSATPSLETYHAARSQSNPNFSPILLEMPTRALGNKLPGVQIVDMREELREGNRSMFSRALHEAINIRLEKQEQMVLLLNRRGYSTFVMCRSCGYVAGCPECDISLTFHQKSNNLRCHYCGYSEPAPEVCPECGSEHIRYFGTGTQRVEEELAKLFPGIRVIRMDVDTTTEKGSHEKLLNQFHNKKADVLLGTQMVAKGLDFPDVTLVGVITADSALNLPDFRAAEKTFQLLTQVAGRAGRHHLPGEVLIQSYTPDHYSIIHASGHDYSSFVKEELQHRRGLHYPPYCRLILVTLSHEQLPLLVRMAENMASTLQGKARQRGWYGSLDRLSAEALEVLGPVASPIPRIKNRYRFQCMIKWRGNIDAIGLVLEATGHIQDSVHDSKFQISIDIDPQMLM
- the fmt gene encoding methionyl-tRNA formyltransferase, which produces MNIVFMGTPAFAVPSLRRLIKEGYNVVAVVTQPDRPQGRKKVLTPTPVKEVALEFGLPVLQPQRMRSPEAVEQLAVYQPDLIVTAAYGQILPKAVLDMPRLGCVNIHGSLLPKYRGGAPIQRSIINGETVTGITLMYMAEGLDTGDMISQIEIPIEDHDTSGSVFEKLSEVGASLLQRELPLLLEGRVTAIPQNDEESTYAPNLKREDEKIDWNRSSRDIYNQIRGLLPFSGAFTIWEDEVFKVWEALVPTGPSSEGTSSIVPGTVLQLSSEGIEVATADGSLRLIKVQPSGKKVLEVDSFLRGTSMAKGTVLT
- the coaBC gene encoding bifunctional phosphopantothenoylcysteine decarboxylase/phosphopantothenate--cysteine ligase CoaBC is translated as MLNGKKIVLGVTGGIAAYKAAILCSKLTQKGADVHVIMTSSAKQFITELTLQSLSKNPVYSDTFDERDPSVVSHIDLADLADLVLVAPATANMIGKMAHGLADDMLSTTLLATMAPVMVAPAMNVHMYQHPAVLDNMNTLASRGVLMIEPGEGLLACGYVGKGRMEEPETIVQVVEQFFAEQQAEPKLLEGKKIVVTAGGTIERLDPVRYITNDSSGKMGFAIAQAAHDMGAEVHLVVGHTDIAPPTGINVVSIQSAQEMYEAVLKLWENSDVVIKAAAVADYRAEHVASSKIKKSGNRMTLELVKTVDILEQLGKLKKSQFLIGFAAETNDVETFAKQKLVRKNCDLIVANDVTSTGAGFGTDTNIVQIYDANGLVEQLPMLSKQEVARRLLRITAERLHGVYS
- the def gene encoding peptide deformylase, with the translated sequence MAIRIIVLEPDEVLHQTAKEVKKITPNVQKLLNDMADTMYDAEGVGLAAPQVGILKRLIVVDAGDEHGLIKLINPEVVSQEGEQFGPEGCLSIPGINGDVRRAETVTVKGLNPEGTEVTITGTGLLARAFLHEIDHLNGVLFTDIAEKVYEYIPERLGKE